One window of the Nocardia huaxiensis genome contains the following:
- a CDS encoding DUF6328 family protein, whose product MMEDHTRHETEAERLDRNWASLIQETRVVQTGVQLLTGFLLILPFQPRFEQLADSMRVLYLATVGASISATVFLVGPVSAHRILFRRHRLDDVVQTAHRFASVGLVLLGVALVGVAVLIFDVVAGGLAAAVAGACFAVLFALVWVVYPWRQRTGAADADRGRADAEEPQ is encoded by the coding sequence ATGATGGAGGACCATACCCGGCACGAGACCGAAGCCGAACGGCTGGACCGCAATTGGGCGAGCCTCATCCAGGAGACGCGGGTGGTGCAGACCGGTGTGCAACTGCTCACCGGATTCCTGCTGATCCTGCCGTTCCAACCGAGATTCGAGCAGCTCGCCGATTCCATGCGCGTGCTGTACCTCGCGACCGTGGGCGCCTCCATCAGCGCCACGGTCTTCCTGGTCGGGCCGGTGTCCGCGCATCGAATCCTGTTCCGCCGGCATCGTCTCGACGACGTCGTGCAGACCGCGCACCGCTTCGCGAGCGTGGGTCTGGTGCTGCTGGGCGTCGCGCTGGTCGGTGTGGCGGTGCTCATATTCGATGTGGTCGCCGGGGGGCTTGCCGCCGCGGTCGCCGGGGCGTGCTTCGCGGTGCTGTTCGCGCTGGTGTGGGTGGTGTATCCGTGGCGGCAGCGTACCGGTGCCGCGGATGCGGACAGAGGGCGAGCCGATGCCGA